Within Triticum dicoccoides isolate Atlit2015 ecotype Zavitan chromosome 1B, WEW_v2.0, whole genome shotgun sequence, the genomic segment TCTTTTGATATGgactttctgcgaaacaaaaacatgcaacgccttttgccccccccccccacccccacgcGCAGATCATTGGAAACTTCACTATATTAGTGCTTAGTTGGAACGCTGGATCTAATGGTGGGGCCTAACATTCCTCAGTTGTGACCCTCCTCCATGTTGCGCTCGAGTGTTTGCAACATGATGCATGTTGCGCTCGTGTTGCACATGTCTCTGCTGCGACGCGACCACTCTTTGCAATTGTGCTCGGATGTTTGCAACATAACCCATGTTTTTCAAGTTGTGACATGACCCATGTTGCACTAGCATTGCACGTGTCTCAGCTGCGACCCTCCATTTGCAACATGGCCCATGTTGCGCTCAGGTTTTTGCAACATGGCCCATGTTGCGCTCGCTTTGAAAACACTCATAGGCCTTCTCACAATACAACCATTAGAAAGTTGACAACTAGCACCGACCTCATAGCACCAGAGACTTCAATTCTGAATTATGACTGGGGCAAAGCATCATTTTACCGCGACTTCTTCCCACTCAGATGAGGCTGTCGGATGATTGGCGGCGGCGGTGGGACACTCGTCACTCATGTTTTCCTCTCCTCCTCTTGTCCATGTTGGTCACTCTCAACCCCTCCAGTCGTAGAAAGACCATGCCCTTGCTCTTGACACCGGCGACCACATGAGTTTATTGAGAAGAAGAAAATTACCTCTAAATTACGTACCTTGCTTACTTTATATTTCCTCTGTAAATTATGTTTGAGGTGTTTTGTACTTCCGCTCAATATTCATAATAGATTTTATACTTCTCGTTAAAAGAAGACGATTTAGGTCACCGGAGGAGCATGGAGACGCAAGAACGACGAATTTTGCACACTAGTTCGTCCCATTGATCATGGCGGGGAAGGGCGAATTCAGATCTTGTTGAGTTTGAGGCCCTTTACTTTCTGTGGGTCGTGAACCCTTGATGTTGGATGTGAACAACGTACGTTGGtatgaattatatatatatatatatatatatatatatatatatatatatatatatatatatcttttatTAGAAGAGATGCATGCGTGCCTGTAAAATTATAGAGTTGCAGCGAAAATGTTGTCAAAACAGAGCAGGTGAAGCAACTACATTCATCATGGAAGCATCGATCATTCATTCCTGCCCAAGGTAGCCCCAACGCAGTCGATTTGTAGCGAGTCGATAATTTGCTGCAGTGCAGTATCCTGTCATGTTACATTACATCCAATTCTTAATGCATGTTTTTTTCTCTCTCGATAGATTTCGTTTGGCGTCAAAATGCCATCCAGCTCTTTTTAGACTTTGCAGAGCTTCTCTTCTCACGAGCACACAGCGTGCGTGCACACTGTAACTCTACCGTAATCTATCACGTTGCTGTCATATCTTGAGGCAGCGAAGAAGTGAAGACTCTGCCCTTTGCCTTCACCGCCTGCGCACCCAACGCAAGATACTCAATATATTATCACATCTTGAACTATCTTATATTTTGGCACGAAGGGAGTAAATGAAAGGAACAGATCAAACACGTGCGGATGCAGGCCTTACCTCTTTCTCCCAGTCGGTCGCGCACTCGGAGATGGCGAGAAGCGAGAGCATCTGCACCACCAGTCCGCACCATATGCCGAACCAGAGCCCCTGTCCAGGTCCAAACGACGAAGTAATCTTACATTTTTGTACTGTATATAAAAAAGAAGAAGGAACGGGTTTATGAAAGAGAGAAAATCACTAAGTACTACTACCATTCCTCCAAGGTGGCAGACGAAggcgaagaagaaggccgcggggatgcCGACGAGGTAATACGCCCCGAGGTTGCCGAATGCGGCCATCTTCTGCTGCCCGCAGCCCCTTACAACGCCTGCAACCAAAATCAAGCACAGCCTTCATACATGTAACTATGTTAGAGCCAACAGAGTAATCATGGTCTGTTTGTACCTGAGAGGACGCACTGGAGGCCGTCGAAGACGACGGACATGGCGAGGATGGGCATCATCCGGGCGACGTAGGCGGCCACCTCCGCCTCGTTGCTGTAGGCGTACCCCCACACGCTGCGCACCAGCAGCATCACCAGCCCCTCCGACGCGCCCACCGCGACCGCGAGCAGCATCACCACGCGCGCCGCCagacgcgccgccgccggccgccccgcCCCGAGCTCGTTCGACACGCGCGTGCTTATGGCACCGCCGAGCCCGAGCGGCGCCATGAACGCCAGGGAGTTGGTGTTCAGGCAGATGGACAGGACCGCCGTCTCCAGCTTGGGGTTGGGGAGCAGACCCGAGAGCAGCACCAGCAGCTCGAACGACCACCACTCCATGCTGTATCCACAACCATTTGAGCCTAGTAAATTTCAGATCATCAACTGCATCGTGCAAGTGCAATCTGCAATGGCAGGCTAGCTCAGCTCACTGCTCACCAGACCATGAGGGCGGACGGCACGGCGAGCTTGAGGAACCCGGTGAGGCCGCGGAAGGCGTCGCGGGAGAAGCCGGTCCAGGTCCTCGAGCAGGACGGCGAGAGCCGGACGTAGAGCGCGAGGATGGAGAGGTTGGTGAGGAAGGAGACGGCGTTGGCGAGGGCGGCGCCCTTGCTCCCCATGCGGAGCCCGTGCACCAGTGCCCAGCACACCAGCGGGTGGTTCAGCGCGGTGGCGCCGGAGCTGAGCATCACGGGCACCACCACGTTCTGCgtctgcaggaaccggacgtggcacTGCAGCGGGCCGTACGCCAGCAGCGCCGGGATCATCCACCGGATGTAGCTGCCGGCGCCCGCCGCGATCTCCGGGTCCTGCCCGAGCAGGAGCAGGATCCGGCCCGTGTACGCCCAGAGCGCCGCCACGGGCACGCTTGCCAGGGACAGCACCAGCATCGCCCGCTGCTTGTACACGCCCAGCATGCGGTGCTGGCCGGCGCCGTACGCCTGCCCGCACAGCGTGTCCAGGCTGCACGCCATGCCGGCCTGCAGTACACGCAAGTAAGCTTCACGCGGAGAGGAGGAACGCAAGCAAGAGTGTTACCGACCAGCAAGCTGAAGCCGGTGACGTTGGCGAAGGAGGTGGCCATGGAGGCGGCGGAGAGCGCGAGCTCGCCGAGGTGGCCCACGAACATGACGGAGATCATCTGGACGACGTTCTGCAGGAGGCAGCCCACGACCAGAGGCCCGGCAAGGCGCAGCTGCTTCCTCACCTCGCTCAGCACCGGGCTCTCGTCGTCTCCCTTCTTCCCGAGGGCGAGAAGCTGCTCCTCCATGGCTTGTTTTGGAGGGAAAATGGGACAAGAATGAGCTATGCTTGTCAATGCGATTGGCTGCCAAGCGCCAAAGGGAAGCCAACAAATCGGGGTTGTCAGTCAGCAAATTAACCTCGCGGTAGGTATGGCAGTAATGACTTGGGTGCCACGCTCGCTCCGTATGGCTGTGCCTTGTGGGGCATGACCAGGAGTGAAATTCTGACAGATGAGACATGGTTTTCAACCATAAAATAGCATATCTTAAATTAGCCTTTCTTGGTTTGTTCGGATGCACACTCCGTGGGAGTTTGGGCGTGCGAGATCagagatcttgctttctttaaaAAATCTTCTGCAGAATAAGtgctgaatttgtctttttcatagctcacatgtcGTAATGTTTTTCAACTTTAAATTTTGTGTagcaataaaacatcaccttcttaacatctcacatttttttagatttttttaaaactttaaaatatggtttccacgaagttttcattgaatattgGTTTTCGTATGATATTCTCTCATAAAAAAGAGTCAATCGATGCAAGGCAAGTTTTCCATCCTTCTTGAAAAATACTTTTGTTGAACTCAAATTTTCTTAAGTTAGCCTTACTTATACAAAAGCATAAATTAATAAAATCACTAGAAATAGATCTATTATGAAATACAGTTTTACTAAAGCACATTTAGATGTTATGAAATATGAATGCACATGCACTAAATACAGAGCATTCACTCAGTCCACCAAACAAACTATAGCCCTGAATCTTTCACtaaaaaaatgagaccaacccgGGCTAGACTGACCTGTTGGCATTTTTTTATAGAAGAAAACTCCGTGAGCATCAAATGCTCAAGCCGAGACTTGAACCCTAGTGGGCTGGCTACAAACTCCCGCGCCTTGCCAACTGAGCGTAGTTCTCGAATCTTTAATGTGTGTGTGTCCATTTTGGAAAAAAGTAAGTGTTACTACCAAGTGGAACGACTAAGAGCAGATGAGAGATGGCTAAGAAAAGGTCCTTGCCAAAGTTACaggttcagaaaaaagaaaaaaaaactgaagCAAGATCGCACCTTCCTCACTCATAGCCAATGGGAGTCCGGGAAATACCCTTTGGTTCCTCATATGGAGAATTTTctttaataattcaaaaaaatcaaaaaagtttGGAATTGTTTTATAATAAACTTGACTTtcttttgcactagtatataaattttcACGAATAGGAAACCAGCATTGACTTCAAGAGAAAAAAATCATTTGCTATTATAGGTTACTATTCATACTATTTTGACCGGAATTTTTGTCTTTTTTTTAAAAGAAGTCAAAgagatttttttcctttttgtggAATTCTTTTTACCAATACAATGGAAGGtcaaatttatttcaaaaatattttcagaattttttgacctTTTATTTAATTACTAAATTTTCTTCCATATAGGGTGTATATACACCCATAGACCAAAAGTTCCCCTCCATGGGAGTCCTGGCAAGATAACCATAGATCAAGGTTGGCACACTTACAGGACTATAAAATTTGCAACGGTTAGTCCGAAGAAGCTCTTACTTGCAATTTGTTACTCCCTCCTATCTCAAAAACAAGATGGTTaactttgtctcctctttctccaaAAGCAAGACACATTATCATTTGGACCAATTACAAGCTGAGTTGAGTGAGTGAgcacttagagcaactctagcagaccccgcattccGCCCCGACCcggaaaataaccgccaaaatgcgggttGGGGCAGGAAAACCTGCCCGACCAGCCCCGTATCTCGCCCCGGCCCGAATAAAAATTTGGGGGGCACGGCAAAATCTCGGCCCTGACCCGCGTATTCGCGGGTTTCCCCCTCGTCGCTGCGGTGCCCTGCATATAAGCGGAAGCAGTTGGTGGGGGACATTTCAGCCCGTCATTTCCCCCACCAACCACATCCCCTctccccctcgcgccgccgccaccccgccgcccaagATTCCGGCGACAGCAGCCGGCAGGAACACGCCGAAAGGCCGCCGCACGCACGAGGCCTCCCATCTCTCCCCCCTGCGCCGGCGGACCACCGGATTTGCGGATCTGCCGACCTTCATCGCGCGGCCGCCGGATTTGGCTTTGTcggccctcccgtggcagcggggtcctagtggaaactaaggaatattaaggcctccttttaatagagaaccggaacaaagcattagcacatagtgaagacatgaactcctcaaactatggtcatcaccgggaagtatcccgattattgtcactttggggttgtcggatcataacacataataggtgactatagacttgcaagataggatcaagaactcacatatattcatgaaaacataatggttcagatctgaaatcatggcactcgggccccaatGACaagattaagcatagcaaagtcatagcaacatcaatctcataacatagtggatactagggatcaaaccctaacaaaactaacttgattacatggtaaatctcatccaacccatcaccgtccagcaagcctatgatggaattactcacgcatggcggtgagcatcatgaaattggtgatggaggatggttgatgatgacgatggcgacgaatcccccactccggagccccgaacggactccagatcagccctcccaagagagattaggacttggcggcggctccatatcgtaaaacgcgatgaaaatttctctctgatttttttctccgcgaaacggaatatatggagttggagttgaggtcggtggagcgtcagggggcccacgagacagggggcgcgcccaggggggagggcgcgcccccaccctcgtggacagggtgtgggccccctggtcttgattctttcgccaatatttttttatattttccaaaacttatctccgtggtttcaggacattccgagaacttttgttttctacacataaaacaacatcatggcagttctgctgaacacagcgtcagtccgggttagtttcattcaaatcatgcaagttagagtccaaaacaagggtaaaagtgtttagaaaagtagatacgttggagacgtatcaactcccccaagcttaaacctttgtttgtcctcaagcaattcagttgataaactgaaagtgataaagaaaaacttttacaaactctattttctcttcttgttgtaaacatgcaaagccagcattcaggtttcagcaaatattatgaactaaccatactcacaataacatctaggtctcacaattactcatatcaatggtataatcagctagcgagccatgataataaaactcggatgacaacactttctcaaaacaatcacaatatgatataacaaaatggtatctcgctagccctttctgagaccgcaaaacataaatgcagagcacctttaaagatcaaggactgactaaacattgtaattcatggtaaaagagatccagtcaagtcatacccaatataaactaataataatgaatgcaaatgacagtgtggtctctagcgggtgcttttaataaaagggataatgactcaacataaaagtaaatagataggcccttcgcagagggaagcagggatgtgtagaggtgccagagctcgattttaaaatagagaggaataacattttgagcggcatactttcactgtcaatgcaacaactatgagatggctatatcttccatactacatgcattatgggcagttcccaaacagaatggtaaaagtttatactcccccaccaccaacaagcatcaatccatggcttactcgaaacaatgagtgcctccaactaacaa encodes:
- the LOC119349172 gene encoding protein DETOXIFICATION 16-like, with the translated sequence MEEQLLALGKKGDDESPVLSEVRKQLRLAGPLVVGCLLQNVVQMISVMFVGHLGELALSAASMATSFANVTGFSLLAGMACSLDTLCGQAYGAGQHRMLGVYKQRAMLVLSLASVPVAALWAYTGRILLLLGQDPEIAAGAGSYIRWMIPALLAYGPLQCHVRFLQTQNVVVPVMLSSGATALNHPLVCWALVHGLRMGSKGAALANAVSFLTNLSILALYVRLSPSCSRTWTGFSRDAFRGLTGFLKLAVPSALMVCMEWWSFELLVLLSGLLPNPKLETAVLSICLNTNSLAFMAPLGLGGAISTRVSNELGAGRPAAARLAARVVMLLAVAVGASEGLVMLLVRSVWGYAYSNEAEVAAYVARMMPILAMSVVFDGLQCVLSGVVRGCGQQKMAAFGNLGAYYLVGIPAAFFFAFVCHLGGMGLWFGIWCGLVVQMLSLLAISECATDWEKEAVKAKGRVFTSSLPQDMTAT